The DNA region TAACGAGCTGTATTATCAAGTTGCTTTCTAATTAcgaatttgttaaaattcaaaaagcagGAAAAAAAGACTGTTCTCAAAGTATTCTAAATTTACGAATTAAAGGAAGAAGTGATCGCGATACCTTGCGGGGCCGAACATGCGGCGGACCTTCTGTTATGAGAATTGAAGAGCAATTTGTTTAGattattgaacaattttaaagtcAACATCATACAATTGACAATACCGAAGCCGAATAAATCCTTCTCCAACATAATAAAATAGTTCCAGAGCGATAAAACTAGAGACCAAACATGATACATTAAAATTGAAGTCCGCAATAGAATGGAGAAAGTTAAATCAATCTGAAAGAAGCTTTGACTGGTGCATAAAATCAAACAAGCGGCCAATTTCAGCACATTTCGTTTATTCACTATTCACTCTCAAGGTTTCGTGAGCCGACTGAGACATATTTCGtttaaaaattagttgataaATTACAATAGCGTTGTCCTTCCGGATGAATACCTCGGAAAATATTCCCGCTTCGCGCCCTTTATTTGTGTCTATTTGCTTGTCAGTTGATTGTATCTTCTCTCCTTAATCCTAGTCTCGAATGTTGAGTTGTTGTTCACGGTTTAAAAGTTAAGCCCTCCGCCGAGTCCGGACAGCAGCAGCGAATCGAGCGCCTTCTGGACCTTGGGGTCGTGCAGCAACTTCGGAGCCGCTGCCGCAATCGGGAGCCCACTGCTGGACGGAGCAGCGACCTTCGGTGGCAGGCGGATGCTCGAGGAAGAGGACGATGCGTCGCCGATTGTGACATTGCCAAAGGACGAGAAGGAGGACGCGGCGGCAGTGGTTTTGACTTCAGGGCGGGCCTTTTGCGGCACGATCGACGGTTTGTTCAGGATGTCCATGATCTTTCGCTGGAGCTCCTTTTCGGTTTGCTCTTTGGACTTTTCCGGCAGCAACCGGCTCGAGATGGAGGACGCGTCGACGTCTTCGCCGAGTTCGTACTTGATCTGGAGTTCTTTGCGCTCGCCGAGATACTTGATGAGGCGGTCGTACTGAAGCACCGTCAGCTGGCGGTTGTTCGCGAGCAGGTTCAGCATGTTCTGGATCGGTTCCGGGTGTTTGTCTTGCAGCGAAGGAGTCCGCACCGCGTTTCCACCCATCGGGCGGAACTTGTTCTTTTCCTGCTGCTCCGCCCGCAACCTGTCTTCAAAATCCTTGCAAATGAACGCGATGGCGTCCTCCGTTGGCATGTTCCGATGCTCGGCCGGAACTCCGGCGAGCACGTTCACCGTGATGCTGTTGCGTTCCTCGTTTTCCGGCGTAATCAGAATGGCGTAGTAACTGCCACGGGACGCAATGTTCGACAGGACTTTCCCAATAGGAACGTCGTCGTTCGGGAAGAGCAGATCAACCGTGAGGCCGTTACGCTTCAGTCTAGCCTCAATGTTCTCGGCGTAGCTCCTGcgaaatcaaatttaaacattatttccgcTATCAAGCCCCAAAATCCCACCAATACTCACGTCAAATCCCTCGACACGACGATAATCTCGCAGTCGTTGCTTTCCGGCCCGGCCGGCGGCGCCAATCCCCCGGGACCACCGCCCAGCATTGGATCTCCGTAGCCGCCGCCCATGTCCATCCCGCCGGCCGAACCGTACATCCCAGCACCACCGTAACCTCCCCGCGGTCCATGAAACGGTCCGCCGGCGCTCCCGATCGGAGACCGGTCCCGACCTCCCCCCACATTTCCTCCGCCGCCCCGTGGCAGTATTCCCTTTTTACCCCGATTATCATTTGCAATCTTCACCGTCAATTTGCGGCCCTTGAGCATCTTTCCGTTCAACGCCGCGATCGCCGCCTTGGCCACTTCCTCGGTGGGAAATTGCACGAAGCCGTACCCGCGCAGCAGATTCAGGTCCGTGTACGGTTCGTACTCCTTGAACAGCTCCTCCATGTCCTGACGGGACGCCTGCTCGCCCAATCCGCCGATGTAAACACGCGAACAGAAAGGGTCCTCCTTGGGCGGTGCTGCGGCCATCGTGGGGAAGATATTACTACCGTAATCTGTGCACTAGAACGAGTTAAGCTTGAATACAGCAAATGAGGTCAAAATAATTCAGTAttatcaacaaattttggattttttccgaCACAATTTTTAGCGcttgttgaaatttgttttgacgTTTCTGTCTTCTCTTCAAAAGTGATTCTCGAAAAAGTCGAGAAGACGCGCGTAAAGCCGAAGTGTGCGTTGCAAAAATGAACATATTTGACAGCAGCTCCATTTTCACTTCGTTCCGTGCACAGAAAAACATAAATGCTTAAATTCCTAtataattcaagcaaaacaatgccaaagggccgttgagggtttgtaaacaaagagtgtgtcctgctcacgctagaggatgtttacatctggcatgaaagggatacactctttgtttacaaacccacaacggccctttggcattgtt from Culex quinquefasciatus strain JHB chromosome 3, VPISU_Cqui_1.0_pri_paternal, whole genome shotgun sequence includes:
- the LOC6052189 gene encoding nuclear receptor coactivator 5 translates to MAAAPPKEDPFCSRVYIGGLGEQASRQDMEELFKEYEPYTDLNLLRGYGFVQFPTEEVAKAAIAALNGKMLKGRKLTVKIANDNRGKKGILPRGGGGNVGGGRDRSPIGSAGGPFHGPRGGYGGAGMYGSAGGMDMGGGYGDPMLGGGPGGLAPPAGPESNDCEIIVVSRDLTSYAENIEARLKRNGLTVDLLFPNDDVPIGKVLSNIASRGSYYAILITPENEERNSITVNVLAGVPAEHRNMPTEDAIAFICKDFEDRLRAEQQEKNKFRPMGGNAVRTPSLQDKHPEPIQNMLNLLANNRQLTVLQYDRLIKYLGERKELQIKYELGEDVDASSISSRLLPEKSKEQTEKELQRKIMDILNKPSIVPQKARPEVKTTAAASSFSSFGNVTIGDASSSSSSIRLPPKVAAPSSSGLPIAAAAPKLLHDPKVQKALDSLLLSGLGGGLNF